The DNA segment TTAGAAGATGCTGTCATGGAAGTCTTGACAAAGGAGAATTCTGGCTTTGACATTGGTCAAGAATTAGAAGACGGTATCATAGAAATCTTGACAAGTGAGAATTCTAGCTTGACTCCATCTACCAATAATTGATATGTTACAAAACACGAGCTAAAGTCAAAGAGCTAGCCCATGGGTCACTAAAACTTCAATTTGGATCTTTGAAACAAACACTTGTTCTAAATGTTCACCCATTTTGTGGAATGATTTGTAGTTTAGTTTCTCAAATTTTAATGAGGATCTATGTATGTAATACCTCAACTGACGAGCATATTTGAACTATGATTTTTGAATATGTTATGAATTTGTTAATATGGAATTTGAAAGAAACTACAGAACAAACTCTCATAAACAAATGAGATACAACAGCTCCAGTATTCAAAAGAATTGTGCATTTTTAAACTCTTTACTACATTCGACTGTACTCTTAGAGTTCTTCTTCATGAGCATTTTCGACGTTAGGCTCCTTAGTTGATGCTTCTACTTGTGTGTGTTTCGATTCCTCTAACTGCAATAGAAGATAACACCAAGTTTGTTCCATAATGAAGAAAACACTGAATTTTTGTGAGGTATTACCACACATTATCAGACTTCAACTTGATAATGGCATTACTGTCTTCATAACCAAAACAATAAATAGACACAGGGAGGGTAACTAATTGATATGAAAGATATTCAATTGGCCACACAAGGATTACcagaaggaaaaaaagaagagagagggaAGAATAACGGAAAAGAAAAAGCTGCCACAACAAAAACAATCATCTGCACAGCTTAAGAAACTACAGTGAACTAGGTTGGTCATACCTCCCTGCATTTTTCTTGGTGCTCTTTTAGAAGTTCATCATATCTGATTTGCAAATCTGATAACTCAGCTTGTAGCTTTTCATATTCGGACACCGTTGGACCACCTAACTTTTGCTGGACAAATCTGAGAGATCAGAAACCAAATGATTATTTCATATAAGTTCTCTAAAGAGAAGGATCAAAAAAGAATAATCAGCACAACCATGAGATGACACGAACAAATTTAAGCAAAAGCTTTGAGCCTTTTCACATGCATGTGTTATTTTGAGATGAAACCATGATGTGATAAGCTTTTCAACCAACCCCACCATTATAGTCACAAGCGATGTTGTTAATCATCTATAGAATGAGTTTGGTGGTTTCTAAAGAATACTTACTCAAGAGCAGAAGAAGGTTTGTCATTCTGTTCGTACAGTGCGACAAGGACTAGAATGACAGGAAAACACACAAAATGAGATGAACTGTTTCAGAGAAAAATTAACCAAAAAAGAATGATGACTATCGACACTAATTTAGGAAGTAAGACAGAACCTTTGGTTAGAGCGTCAAGAACTCCACTGGCCTCCAGATACTTTCTGAAAGCTTCTTTCTTTGCTTCCTTTTCCTGCTCAATAATCCAAGTAGGTAAAATCAACACAGGAAAATGAGGCATCTGTAAGAGATAATGGCGCGAAGCAGAGAAGGTAACAGATAGCAAGGAAATTTAAGGATAGATAGCCAAcagatttttttaaaattactttAAGATGTTTAAATCACCGATATTCTAAATTGGCCTCATCCTCTTTTGGAGTTTTCTGCCATATCTGTGCATCTCGGGATCGGAGGTGAGGAGAgtgtcaaatttactaaaattgaTAAAATAAGTGGCTTAGAATAATCATGCTAGGATGTTAATTAAATTACATAATGGTGAACTTGAGTTTATTTAATATGAAAATCCTCTACAAATTGGATAGGCTATTGTTTTAGCCAAGGTCTCCTAAATTACACTAATTATATGATTTACACCAGATATTAGGTAATATTGAGGTTTGGTAGCAAATTGCAATCCTGTTCTCTCATTCTGTAAACAGAAAGATCCAGATATTAGGTAATATTGGCTAAAGGTCTGGAGACAAATttccacaaataataataatGCCACCTCTCCTTTATATGGAGGATGGTTGCTTCCCAAAAGTACCAAAGAACAGCTACATAAATTAAAGCCATTACCTTGAAGACTTGTGAGGATTACGTTTGCAAACAAGCAACATAAAACAGAGAAACAGAAAAATTATAATGGAATTAGCCAGTTGAACTCTATCTCATTTAAACGGAGAAGGGTAGAAGGGCATGCCCATTATCTACTGAGATTTGAAGATAGAAACAGTCAATTTCTCGGTcattagaaagaaaagaaaagaaactatACCTCATTTAGTAAGCTAATATATACACAAGGAATATTTGGAAGTTTTTAACACAATCAGCTTGCATCATCAAGCTCCAAAACTAAGTATGACTCAGAAAACAGTCATATAAGGCCTTGACAATTTTTCTAGACAAAATATCACAGTATCAAAAAACATGCTTCTGTAATGAGCAAAGTGCCCTGTCAAACTCATACATTAGCCAATATTACTCCTTTTGACCTCCTTAGCTAACTAAACTGAAAAAAATTCTAATAATTTCTCCTTCAAAGTAACTTTCCCCCATATCTTGACTTATCAGTATCGATTAGCACATCCAATTGTTCTACCATCTTGAGTTTGAGGTGATGCTTTGAAAGTTAAGAGGAAAGTCAATGGAatcattaagaatatttggtAGGATGCCTAATGATTAAGTCGTAATAATTAGGGAACGCAAGAATTAGTGAATATTTTTTATAACGGTAGTGTCCAAACCACCTTGCATGGACCTCGTCTAAAACATCGGATGCTTGCAACCTCTCACCAGCATAGAGAACAAATCAGTCTGCTCACCAAGGTTTAAATAGATGGAAATAATTTACCTGGTGGCGCCTCCATCGGAATTCGAATCTTGATTTCTAAGGTTGTCAATCCAACTCTTTGACCGCTATGACACCCTCTTGGGGGAAAGAATTAGTTTACTTTCTTATTCATGTAGTTCAAAACTCCTACCTAAGTAACCCTCTTGTATGTTGTTAATCACCAATTCGAACAagaattttctcttttcttctccttCCACGGGGATTGATAACTGGAAGATGCAAACTAAAAAATTCTAGATTTAATTGGCAAAAATCAAAGAGTTTTCAGTACATTTACTGAACTGTTGATCTTCAGGCCATTTGCTCACTGGAGAATTCATATGCTAGCTTATGAGATGTATCAGTATATTTACAATGGCAAATTCAGCCTAATTCGGTTAACATTAACAAATGATGGGAACGCAATGCAGTTGCAAATTGGAAGCAAAATCTGAATAGGCTGCGTAAGTTCCTGCCCAGTATTCTTGATTCCGAATTACTGGTAATCATGAAGAGCAGTTTTTCTGTATCAAGCATCAGATGATCAGAGGATTCCAACTAAAATGCAATGTATATCATCTTtcttgaaaagaaaaatatatatgtattgaTTAACACAAATGCTCCTGTATCAGACTAGCAATGCAATCTTAGACCTCAAGTTGTGTATGCAAAAGTGCAACTAAACATGCAGCTGACTTCAATGAATAACCCGAATCCCAGAGTAGCAGCTGACTAGCGTTAAAACACTAATCAAACGTAAGAAAAACACCAAGCAAGGTGGAAAGAATGTGTAAATATGTTATGATGGATCTTACACGATTGGCACTCTGTGATCGTGCTATTGACAATCTGACATACAAACATAGGCAAATCTACCTTTTCAGCAACAAATGCAGCTCGAATAATATGTAGGGTTAAATTCATTAATTTCTGCTCCCATTGTTCCATAGGAGTTCTGGGTGCACTTCTGCACTCACTCCGCATAAACTACAGTGATGTAATTTCATCATTGGATCATTCCCTATCGCTTTATCAGAATGCCCTTGAAAATGGTCCCAATTGAGGCAACATTTCCATTTGTTGCCTAAAATCTATGTAGCTAGGACTCTTTAAAAATGTTGATGGGTGTGCGTCGGATCCCCCAAAAAATAGTACATTGTTGGAGGACCTGACCCAAGTGCGGCAACATATTTGGAGAGCCCGCAACATAGCCTAAAATCAATGACACTCATTTAACAATAAAAGTTTCTTTTTTGGTCTTGAATACAAATATGCACATTGACCATGAACAATAACACAAATTTAAGCAAGTGGGTGCAGAGTCTCATAGCACACGCTATTATGATGGATATTAATTTGGTACAAAAACATATATTCATCTGTCGGCTTTAAGTTCTATGCACTAACTGTGTAAAAAAGATTTACACAATCATGTCACATAAAAGGTAATTGCAGGTAActctaataaaaaaaatcattgatTGGTAACCAATAATAAATGATAACCAACCAACCTACTATAGCAGGTTAAATTACAGTGATGGTGTAAAAATTACTACACTGTTTGGCGTATATATGACTTAAATCCTTATCAAATTGAATCTTTTTTACACAATTAGGTCACTTAAAAGACTGCAGGTAACTCTAATTAATAAGCATTTGATCGATAACCTAGTATAAATGGTAAGTAACCTACTATAACTGGTTAAATTACATTGATGGGTAAAATTTGACTACATTGTccgtgtatataacttaaatccttaTAAGAAAACTAGAAAACTGAATCTTTATTACTTCCCAGTCAGGTAAAGAACTTCAGTATAGCTAACTGACTATTACTGTGAAAAAGAAGTAATTTTTATGAATTAAGAAGCAGAGATCGGAGGTAATtctaagttttaaataacaatgTCATTTCTGAAAAGATTGAAGCTcaccattttctatttttcttcactGGGATTTCAATTTCCAAGCTACTCCAATTGTGAAACTcgttttccccctttttttggtAGAGAATTTAGATCAGGGGTGGTGTTTGAACCTTTTACTTTACAGGTTGGGGCCATTGATATCGAGTTATCTGAACCGGAGTGCCATGCTAATTTAAACCGAGCCGGGCGAATATTAGTGAATTGGGTTTTCCCGGTTTTAAACGAGGATataataaaaatgataattttttcTTTTCATGAATAGTGGAATAAAAGAAGGTATAAATAGGAAAATAGACatattgttataaatatattatattatggatgttcatttagtactacGTTGTAAATAAGGTTCCTAAAGAAGCTTGTCCATATGGGatccgccgtaaatatgtttatctatttagtactctattggaaataagcttcctgaagaagcttatcacttcggtacccgtttatggataaacattaccctcggtagaagattattcataccgggtataataagcttatcctttcgatactccgttatagataaatattatccccggtagaagattatccataccgtacaatgagcttatccattcagtactccgttatggataaatattgctctcagtagaagattatccatatctggtatagtagcagctcatagtagcagcttacacagcagtttgcagtagcagcttcctttcttctataaatagaagagatttcagtttattatgtacatcagtttgaattcgaataatatatcagtttctctctatacttgtctttactttacggtCGTTATTTTATAACACATTATCAACACGGgactctgacatctcgagcaaatatctTGAAAGTATATGAGGTACGAACTtccttttcctaaataatgtcaaatctttctaaacttgaatttgtagccctggatatatcgggcaaaagctacatatcttgggtgcttgatgctgaaattcatcttgatgcgatgggtctggcagacaccatcaaagacaaaaatcagacataaaaccaagaccgtgccaaagcaatgatattcctacgctatcaccttgatgagggcctgaaaatggaatattttactgttaaagatccagtcatactgtggaataatttgaaagatagatatgaccacctgaagatggtcgttcttccacaggcacgatatgattggactcatctaaggctacaagattttaaatctatcagtga comes from the Nicotiana sylvestris chromosome 4, ASM39365v2, whole genome shotgun sequence genome and includes:
- the LOC104222382 gene encoding uncharacterized protein; this encodes MEKEAKKEAFRKYLEASGVLDALTKVLVALYEQNDKPSSALEFVQQKLGGPTVSEYEKLQAELSDLQIRYDELLKEHQEKCRELEESKHTQVEASTKEPNVENAHEEEL